Part of the candidate division WOR-3 bacterium genome, GCTCTAAAGAAAAGCCCTTGGGAGATAAGGATTGGTCAATTTAAGCAATTTTTAGGAATGGAGATGCTTCTTCCCCCACCAAAGTTAGATTTCATAGAATATTCGCTAATCGGTAAATACCGAGCCCCAGTAAATCCCCGAGATGTTGGTTTGTTACTCATCTACCGGGAGGAGCGGGCAGAACTCGCCTTTGCCTGTGTTAACGGTACGGGCAAAAATGTCTTAAAAGACGATAACAGATGGAAAGACCTTTCCGGCCGCTTGGCTCTCCGGCAAAAGGATTTACTTTTCGGAGGCAATTTCTATTATGGAAAATTGGGAAAGGATGATAGTCTGAAAGGATACGAACGGTGGGGGTTAGAATTAGGAGTAAAGACCCCCTTAGAGTTGGCTTCGGAATTCCTCCTCTTGGAAGACACCTTAAAAGGCAAAGGGTTCTATTTCGCTCTGATTTATCGGCAAAAGAGGTACGAACCTCTATTTCGGTATGATTGGTTAGAATATAATAAGGTGATTAAGAAGTTTTATACCTTCGGGATAAACTTTATCCCTTTGAAAGAGAAGTTGAAGTTGGCATTAAATTATATTTGGCAGGATAAGAAAATTTGGCGGATTTTATCGCAACTGCAAATCGCTTACTAATCAAGAATCGCCGCCGCAATCCTTTTGGCTGGTTTCTCTTCGGTCAAAATCTCCCTCACCTTTAGGCAATAACTTTCGTAAAATTCCTTATTTTTCAAAACAATCTTTATCGCTTCTTCCACCTCTTTTGAATTTGGTCTAATAAATTCAGGGAAGACCTTTTCTTTGAGGATGATGTTGGGAAGGGAAAATAATTTTGTCTGTACCAAAAATCTGCCGAGGATGTAAGAAGGTAAACTTGGAATATAAATACCAACATAAGGTTTACCCAATAAGACAGCCTCTAAGGCGATGGTTCCCAATTTGCCGATTACCAATTCCGAGCGGGCAATTATTTCGTATCTCCTCTCTTGAGTAAAAATTATTTCCTCCTCGCCTTTCTTTTCGGGTAAAAGATAGGGAGGGAAAATAAAAAAGCCAATAAATTCTCTATTTCTATTCACTTGATAGAAAACTTCTTTTAAGAAGGGCAAATGTCTTTTCATCTCTTCCTTTCGGGAACCGGGGGCAAGGGAGATAATTCTCAAATCACTATTTTCCCTTTTGCTTTTTCCCAAAAAAGTTTGAGTCAATTCGGTCAAAGGGTTACCAAAGTAAAAGGCGGTTAGAGAATATCTTCGGTAGAATTCAATTTCAAAAGGAAAGAGGCAGATAATTTTATCAACATATCTTTTTAAGAAAAAGATTCTTCTCTTCCCCCAAGCCCAAATTTGGGGCGGTGAGAGGTAGATAATTTTTATTCCTTCCTTCTTTAATTCCCGGCAGAGAGGTAAGGCAAAGCCCCCAAAAGAGATTGGTAAAAAGATATCCGGGGCAAAGGAGATGATCTCCTTCTTCAACTTCTCTTTTAACCAAAAAAGGCGAGGACCGGATCTTATCCCCTCATAGAAACCGATGACCGAGAGGTCCTGATTATCTCGGACTCGTTTTGCCCCCGCAGATTCTAATTCCCTTCCGCCCACTGCCCGTATCTCAACCTTCGGCTCTAACTCTTTAAGCGCCTTAACCACCAAAGAACCGTAGAGGTCAGCCGAAGGTTCACCGGATAAGAGAAAAATTTTCATTTGGGAATCGGATTTAGGTGAGGGGTTTAATAGCTAATTTCCCCTCTTCAATAATCCGAAAAATTCCTGCCTTTGCCACTTCAAACATCCTCTGGAATGTCTCATAACGAAAGGGAATTTTTTCCGCGGTTGCTTGAATCTCCACAATCCGTCCGGATTCGGTTAGGACCAGATTCATATCCACCTCCGCCTGAGAGTCCTCTTCGTAGGTGAGGTCTAAAAGAATTCGGGAATTGACAATCCCGACACTGATCGCCCCGGCAAATTCAATGATTGGGTCACGGTCAATAATTCTTTTCGCCAATAAACCACGAGTTGCTTGATATAAAGCGATGAGAGCACCATTAAAGGAAGCGGTTCTTGTTCCACCATCCGCCTGCAAGCAGTCGCAATCAATAATAATCTGGTATTCCTTTAAGGCGGAAAGGTCACAAATCGCCCGCAGACTCCTCCCCAAAAATCTTCTTATCTCATAACTCCGGGCGTTTGCCCTGCCTAAGGTTCCTTCCCTTAATGTTCGCTCTTTGGTGGAGCAGGGGAGCATCCCATATTCCGCAGTTATCCAACCAGAACCGGTCCCCACCAAAAAGGGCGGTACTCTCTTCTCCACAGTTGCCGCACAAAGGACCTCGGTATTTCCCATCTTCACTAAACAGGAACCAGCCGCGTATTTGAGGTAACCAATATGGTATTCTATCTTCCGCTCTTTATCCCAATTACGGCCGTCAGAGCGCATCCGTTGTTGTTTCTTTCTTTTCCCTTTCCGGGATTTCCAACGTTCCGGGATTTTCCTTTTCGTTAATTATCAGGTTAAAGAAGTGATCACACCAATTTCGAGACCCCCGGGTTAAAATACAGCCTTTATTATCTACGGTATCCGCCCAGAGGAGGGCTTCTTCTCCACCGGTCTGTTTAATCTGGAGACGGACGATATTGAGGGAGTTGAGAGAGAATCTACTTTCCCCTTTTTCGTCTCTTACCACTAGCCACATAACTTATTTTTATTATAAATCAATTTTTTTCTTTTGTCAACCGATCGGAAAAAGAATCTCTTCGGCTTAAGTTTTCTTGACAAGAGAGAAAATTCCGGTATAATAACAAAGATATGTATCGGAAAAAGATTCTTTTAGTTGATGACGATTCTCATATCTTAGATATCTTGGAAACCCGTTTGGGAAAAATTGGGTATTTATGTCTTCGGGCTCAAGAAGGGGTTAAAGCCTGGAAACTGATTGAGGAGGAGTCCCCCAATCTTATCATCCTTGATATCCTCCTTCCCGGAGAACTTGATGGTTATACCCTATGTCGCCAGGTGAAAACGGATGCGCGGTATCAGAAGATTCCCATTATCCTCCTCTCGGGTCTGGATGAGGAATATCACATTCAGGAGGGTCTAAAAAGGGGGGCGGATGCCTATTTCACCAAGCCTTTCTCCACCGAGGCGCTGATTAATAAGATAGAGGAGTTAATTGGCAAACCTCGGGAAGAGGTTTGACATCCTTTCGGTTTTTCTTAAAATGATCTATGAGCGAAGTTTATGATGCTAAGAAGATTCATATCCTAAAAGGTTTGGAGGCGGTCCGGCGTCGTCCCGCGATGTATATCGGCGACGTGGGCACAAGGGGTCTCCACCATCTCCTATCGGAGGTGGTGGACAATGCGGTGGATGAGGCGCTGGCTGGTTTCTGTACGGAAATTCGGGTAACCCTCCATAAAGATGACGCCGTCTCCGTAGAGGACAATGGTCGGGGAATTCCGGTTGATTTGCACCCCACCGAAAAGAAACCC contains:
- a CDS encoding porin, which gives rise to MRRQLIIFLFSFSFLFAQSCLLAEEGVNLDACIWTSYQYIKSNDTCQNTFSLRNAFLGFTKNINKYLTARIYLDVGDILGKPAYDLYCALKKSPWEIRIGQFKQFLGMEMLLPPPKLDFIEYSLIGKYRAPVNPRDVGLLLIYREERAELAFACVNGTGKNVLKDDNRWKDLSGRLALRQKDLLFGGNFYYGKLGKDDSLKGYERWGLELGVKTPLELASEFLLLEDTLKGKGFYFALIYRQKRYEPLFRYDWLEYNKVIKKFYTFGINFIPLKEKLKLALNYIWQDKKIWRILSQLQIAY
- the rph gene encoding ribonuclease PH; amino-acid sequence: MRSDGRNWDKERKIEYHIGYLKYAAGSCLVKMGNTEVLCAATVEKRVPPFLVGTGSGWITAEYGMLPCSTKERTLREGTLGRANARSYEIRRFLGRSLRAICDLSALKEYQIIIDCDCLQADGGTRTASFNGALIALYQATRGLLAKRIIDRDPIIEFAGAISVGIVNSRILLDLTYEEDSQAEVDMNLVLTESGRIVEIQATAEKIPFRYETFQRMFEVAKAGIFRIIEEGKLAIKPLT
- a CDS encoding response regulator, encoding MYRKKILLVDDDSHILDILETRLGKIGYLCLRAQEGVKAWKLIEEESPNLIILDILLPGELDGYTLCRQVKTDARYQKIPIILLSGLDEEYHIQEGLKRGADAYFTKPFSTEALINKIEELIGKPREEV